From the Roseofilum casamattae BLCC-M143 genome, the window GACTGTCTAAAGTGACCAGAGCACCTTGGTCAAAATTGAAACTCGCTCCGGTGGTGGCAACGGCCTGTTCCAGGTTGACCTGCGCCCGTTCTTGAATCAGCGGATCTAACCCCGTTTCGATAATAAAATTACCTTCTCGCGCCAGGGAACTACCGAGCAACTCTTCCAACTCCATGTAGACGTAGTCGTGGAAATAGGGAGCAATAGAACGATTTAACTCTTCTAAGGTTTTCGGATTTATGTTAATTCGCGATCGCCTGGCCCGGTCTGCCTCTTCGCGAGAAATCATCCCCAACTTCTCCATCCGATACAATACCCCATCCCGCTGTCGGATGGCAGCGCTGTAGTCGCGAATGGGATTAAAACTATTCGGCGCTGGCAAAATTCCCACCAGAGTGGCAGCTTCAGACAATGTTAAGTCACTGGCAGATTTGCCCAAATAATACCGTGCGGCATCTTCAAACCCGTAGTTAGCACTGCCCAGATAAATTCGATTTAGATAAGTTAAGAGTAAGAAATCCTTGCTATAAAAGGTTTCCAATTTTAGCGCAACCACCATCTCGCGCAGTTTGCGCCCAGCCGTATCTGATGTTCCGACATAGTCACGAAATAGGCTGCGAGCAACTTGTTGGGTCACCGTACTGGCTCCCTCGCGGATGCCTCCACCTCTTACATTCGCCAGAACGGCTCGCGCAATGCCAACGGGGTCAATGCCAAAGTGCCAGTAAAAGCGGCTATCTTCCGAAGCAATAACGGCTTTGGCCAAATTAGAGGGAAAATCAGAAAGTTTTGCCTGTTCCAAGTGAGCGGTATTCGCAGGAGGAACGAGGGGAGTTTGCCCGTCTCTGGCATAGACAACTACCGGCCCTTGAATGGTACGGGGGAGGGGAGAAATATCAAACTTGCGCCATTCATTGAGAATGCATAACGCTAACAAAGCCGTTAGTCCTCCGCAACCGTACAGGGTATAGCGCAAGGCTTGTAGGGGCCAAGGGGGCGGATCGACGTAGCGTAGGGTAACGGAGGCTTGCAGTTCCGGCGGCCCGAGGGTGATGCGAGTGCCATGGTGCAACTGAATCTCGTTTAGTTTCCGCTTCCCTTGGTAGATGCCATTGGTAGCTCCTTCATCGCGCAAGGTATAGCCTCGTTTCGGATCGCGGTGTAGAGAACAGTGAATTTGGCTGACTACGGGATTGCGAATGACGATATCACAAGATTTTGAGGAGCGG encodes:
- a CDS encoding transglycosylase domain-containing protein, which produces MSSPQPPDPPKNLLGTLTQVAQTIQARVKWSQLALKANARVAKLSVLETEGEEPETYPLLGDRILIGRSSKSCDIVIRNPVVSQIHCSLHRDPKRGYTLRDEGATNGIYQGKRKLNEIQLHHGTRITLGPPELQASVTLRYVDPPPWPLQALRYTLYGCGGLTALLALCILNEWRKFDISPLPRTIQGPVVVYARDGQTPLVPPANTAHLEQAKLSDFPSNLAKAVIASEDSRFYWHFGIDPVGIARAVLANVRGGGIREGASTVTQQVARSLFRDYVGTSDTAGRKLREMVVALKLETFYSKDFLLLTYLNRIYLGSANYGFEDAARYYLGKSASDLTLSEAATLVGILPAPNSFNPIRDYSAAIRQRDGVLYRMEKLGMISREEADRARRSRININPKTLEELNRSIAPYFHDYVYMELEELLGSSLAREGNFIIETGLDPLIQERAQVNLEQAVATTGASFNFDQGALVTLDSQTGEVLALSGGANYRESQFNRAVQAYRQPGSTFKIFAYTAAISRGISPWKTYSCAPLTWKGQSYRGCERSGGDIDMGAAIAQSENAVALRIAREVGLDQVIRMARLFGIEADLTSAPGLVLGQSELTPLEITGAFAVLANSGLYNRPHAIRRILDSSDCATIEQIDTCRVIYDYQQDPKAGRPAVSPQVAQTMTNLLQGVVASGTGSSANLGLGEEAGKTGTTNNGVDLWFVGYVPSRRLVTGIWLGNDDNSPTYGSSSQAARVWSDYMEDLLF